One part of the Tunicatimonas pelagia genome encodes these proteins:
- a CDS encoding IS630 family transposase — MPTQLQISAAEMQELDSQRFSHNQVLVNRRLHCVYLKVKVKLSNELIGQCMGVHANQVGQYIRLYEQAGIAALCATNYGTNRSALEDHADRLVNDFIKHPPLSLAQARHRIIELTGIERDVSRIEAFLKRHGFMYRKCGYVPGKAEPEKQQQWLEKSFQAELEDAQKGEKVLLFVDAAHFVLSQFCCMMWCVRRLFLRSGAGRHRINVLGALNAITQQVTPLINTTYINAEVIQDFLLVLRKEYPLLPITIVLDNARYQHCKAVIAFAESLHIKLLFLPPYCPNLNIIERLWKFAKKKVLYGKYYERPDQFHQAVTNFFAQLSNHQEQLKSLLTLKFQTFDNSRIYAP, encoded by the coding sequence ATGCCTACTCAATTACAAATCAGCGCAGCTGAAATGCAAGAGCTAGATAGCCAAAGATTTTCACACAATCAAGTGCTGGTAAATCGCCGCTTGCACTGTGTGTACCTGAAAGTCAAAGTGAAGCTGAGCAATGAACTTATTGGTCAATGCATGGGCGTTCATGCCAATCAGGTAGGGCAATATATTCGTCTCTACGAGCAAGCAGGTATTGCAGCCTTATGCGCTACAAACTATGGGACGAACCGCAGTGCCTTGGAAGATCATGCTGATCGGTTAGTCAACGACTTCATTAAACACCCCCCACTGAGTTTGGCCCAGGCGCGCCATCGCATCATAGAATTAACTGGCATAGAAAGAGATGTCAGTCGGATAGAAGCTTTTCTCAAAAGACATGGCTTTATGTATCGTAAGTGTGGCTATGTACCGGGCAAAGCAGAGCCGGAAAAACAGCAGCAATGGCTAGAGAAATCCTTTCAAGCTGAACTGGAGGACGCCCAGAAAGGGGAGAAAGTGTTACTCTTTGTAGATGCCGCTCACTTTGTCTTGTCTCAGTTTTGCTGTATGATGTGGTGCGTGAGGCGACTCTTTTTGCGCTCAGGGGCAGGTCGCCATCGCATCAACGTGCTAGGTGCCTTGAATGCCATTACCCAGCAAGTCACCCCCCTGATCAACACTACTTATATCAATGCTGAGGTCATCCAAGACTTTCTCTTAGTGCTTAGAAAAGAATATCCACTTCTGCCCATTACCATCGTCTTGGACAATGCCCGTTATCAACACTGCAAAGCAGTCATCGCTTTTGCTGAAAGTCTGCATATCAAGCTGTTGTTCTTGCCCCCTTACTGCCCTAATCTTAACATCATTGAGCGGCTCTGGAAGTTTGCTAAAAAAAAGGTCTTGTACGGAAAATACTACGAGCGACCCGACCAGTTTCATCAGGCTGTTACCAACTTCTTTGCGCAACTAAGCAACCATCAAGAACAACTCAAATCGCTACTCACCCTTAAGTTTCAAACCTTTGATAACTCACGAATCTATGCGCCATGA
- a CDS encoding Gfo/Idh/MocA family protein, with protein sequence MDTTSLLPQNSSRRNFIKGAACTAASFMIVPRHVLGGTGFVAPSDTVTLGMVGVGGKGRKNTEAFLALDNVRITAIADPAYYWNLADFYYRSEAGRGPVKDIIEEKHQVDNSSFQVAEYDDFREMLEKEELDGIVCSTPDHTHAYISLLAMRAGKHVYCEKPLTHNIWEAREVQKVAKETGLATQMGNSGHSADGIRQTVEYLRAGAIGKVDEIHAWVPATRWVPSLRGLPEGKSTMPVNFDWDLWLGPREPRPFHEHYVPVTWRDFWDFGCGALGDFGCHDMDASVWAFNLSAPERVAIRPAGFSNADIAPYGEIGYYDFPAQGDQAAVKLTWYSGGLQPKRPEILPLGVDLPRRGTMFVGDKGIIVNDGNQRIPQMYPKSQAESFKPPKPSIPRSNGHFRDWIDAIQGGPAASANFEYGARLTEITLLGVLSLRMGGQPIHWDAEQMKAKGLPEADKFIKEPVRQDWEMS encoded by the coding sequence ATGGATACTACATCTTTACTACCTCAGAATTCGTCTCGCCGAAATTTTATTAAAGGTGCAGCTTGTACCGCTGCCAGTTTTATGATTGTGCCTCGCCACGTATTAGGTGGTACAGGCTTTGTTGCCCCTAGTGATACCGTTACCTTAGGTATGGTGGGCGTAGGTGGTAAAGGGCGAAAAAATACGGAGGCTTTTCTGGCTTTGGACAATGTTCGTATCACGGCGATAGCTGACCCAGCGTACTACTGGAATTTAGCGGATTTCTACTATCGTTCTGAGGCTGGACGTGGTCCAGTGAAAGATATTATTGAGGAAAAGCATCAGGTAGATAACTCTTCGTTTCAGGTAGCTGAGTACGATGATTTCCGGGAGATGCTGGAGAAAGAAGAGTTGGATGGCATTGTTTGTTCTACTCCCGATCATACCCACGCTTATATTTCTCTGTTAGCCATGCGAGCGGGTAAGCACGTGTACTGCGAGAAACCGCTCACGCATAATATTTGGGAAGCCCGTGAGGTACAGAAAGTGGCTAAAGAAACGGGGTTAGCTACCCAGATGGGTAACAGTGGGCATAGTGCCGATGGCATTCGACAAACAGTGGAGTACTTACGTGCTGGTGCCATCGGTAAAGTAGATGAAATTCACGCCTGGGTTCCCGCTACCCGTTGGGTGCCGAGCTTACGTGGACTACCCGAAGGAAAATCGACGATGCCTGTGAATTTTGATTGGGACTTGTGGCTAGGTCCTCGTGAACCTCGTCCGTTTCACGAACATTATGTACCCGTTACTTGGCGAGACTTCTGGGATTTCGGCTGCGGGGCTTTAGGCGACTTTGGCTGTCACGATATGGATGCTTCGGTGTGGGCGTTTAATCTATCCGCTCCTGAGCGAGTAGCCATTCGCCCGGCAGGCTTTAGCAATGCGGATATTGCCCCCTACGGTGAAATTGGTTACTACGATTTTCCGGCGCAAGGTGACCAAGCAGCCGTTAAACTCACTTGGTACTCGGGTGGGTTACAACCCAAACGGCCCGAGATATTACCGCTGGGAGTAGACTTGCCTCGTCGGGGTACTATGTTCGTGGGTGACAAAGGAATTATTGTCAATGACGGAAACCAGCGAATTCCGCAGATGTATCCTAAGTCACAAGCTGAATCATTCAAGCCACCTAAGCCAAGCATACCGCGCTCTAACGGTCACTTCCGCGATTGGATCGATGCTATTCAAGGCGGCCCGGCAGCCAGTGCTAATTTTGAGTACGGTGCTCGTCTGACTGAAATAACCCTTCTGGGTGTTCTTTCTCTCCGAATGGGCGGACAACCTATCCACTGGGATGCTGAACAAATGAAAGCTAAAGGTCTACCTGAAGCCGATAAGTTTATTAAAGAACCTGTACGTCAGGATTGGGAAATGAGCTAA
- a CDS encoding Gfo/Idh/MocA family protein, with protein sequence MDQKKSPLSSSRRKFIEASLSALAGISIVPRRVLGGANYTSPSDQITVGYIGTGKQGRGTLFKKFIKIPEVQIVAACDVDTQKLSDFTQMASAYYAENRSQKANQINVHSDFRELLERKDVDAVIIVTPDHWHATASILACEAGKDVYCEKPLSLTVKEGRDMVKATRKHQRVFQTGSMQRSWEDFHRAAELVINGYIGDIERVVVSVGGPPDACEQPAEPVPSHLDWNMWQGPAPKREYSSFFAPSMSWDGWPRWRYCKYYGGGLMTDWGAHMFDIAQWALGKDDSGPVEVIPDGKEYKVLTYLYEDGTPMVREDFGKGNAIRFEGSEGVIEVSRQFLNVPENLKDQKISDSDIHLYKSRDHYRDWLDAIRQRSKPICDVEVGHRTATVCNIGNIAYELNRPLRWNPKKEKFKGDREANQMLSRKQRDF encoded by the coding sequence ATGGATCAAAAGAAATCTCCCCTCTCATCTTCCCGTCGCAAATTTATTGAAGCGAGCCTTTCAGCTCTAGCCGGAATTAGTATTGTACCTCGCAGAGTATTAGGAGGTGCTAATTATACCTCACCTAGTGACCAAATCACCGTTGGATACATCGGAACCGGAAAACAAGGGCGAGGTACACTCTTTAAAAAATTCATCAAAATACCGGAGGTGCAAATTGTAGCAGCCTGCGATGTAGATACTCAAAAGCTTAGCGACTTTACTCAAATGGCTTCGGCTTATTATGCTGAGAACAGAAGTCAAAAGGCCAATCAGATAAATGTGCATAGCGACTTTAGAGAGCTACTGGAGCGCAAAGACGTTGATGCTGTAATAATAGTGACCCCAGATCATTGGCATGCTACTGCATCTATATTGGCTTGTGAAGCTGGAAAAGATGTGTATTGTGAGAAGCCACTTTCTCTTACAGTTAAAGAAGGTCGAGATATGGTAAAAGCGACTCGCAAACACCAGCGGGTATTTCAGACAGGAAGTATGCAGCGTTCTTGGGAAGATTTTCACCGGGCTGCGGAGTTGGTAATCAATGGATATATTGGCGATATAGAAAGAGTCGTAGTCAGTGTAGGCGGACCACCCGATGCTTGTGAACAACCGGCTGAGCCTGTACCTAGCCACCTGGATTGGAACATGTGGCAAGGGCCAGCTCCAAAACGTGAGTACAGCTCCTTCTTCGCCCCATCCATGAGTTGGGATGGCTGGCCTCGTTGGCGCTATTGCAAATACTACGGCGGTGGATTAATGACTGACTGGGGAGCCCATATGTTTGACATCGCTCAGTGGGCACTGGGCAAAGACGACAGTGGGCCAGTAGAAGTAATACCTGATGGAAAGGAATATAAAGTGCTGACTTATCTGTACGAGGATGGAACGCCTATGGTGCGGGAAGACTTTGGTAAAGGTAATGCTATACGATTTGAAGGTAGTGAAGGAGTGATTGAAGTGAGCCGTCAGTTTCTTAACGTTCCCGAAAACCTCAAAGATCAAAAAATTAGCGATAGCGATATTCATCTTTACAAAAGCCGGGATCACTACCGCGATTGGTTAGATGCTATTCGGCAACGTAGTAAGCCTATTTGTGACGTAGAAGTAGGGCACCGCACTGCTACCGTCTGTAATATCGGAAATATCGCTTATGAACTTAATCGTCCGTTGCGTTGGAACCCAAAGAAAGAAAAGTTTAAGGGAGATCGGGAGGCAAACCAAATGCTATCTCGAAAGCAACGCGATTTCTAG
- a CDS encoding energy transducer TonB → MEPKKTPKADLNQKTGLHLAIGLVVSLALVTLAFEWKDYDGNSLVDLGQVEDSFEDVMEIPPTEQPPPPPPKIQQPEIIEVPDEEEIEEEIEIDLDVEITEDTEIEEMVFEEAPEEETTDEIFMVVEDQPEPKGGLSAFYDYVSKNMKYPSQARRMGIEGKVFVQFVVNTDGSLTDVQAIKGIGAGCDAEAIRVVKSHPKWQPGKQRGKPVRVRMVIPITFKLG, encoded by the coding sequence ATGGAACCAAAGAAAACACCAAAAGCGGATTTAAACCAGAAAACCGGATTACACTTAGCCATTGGTCTTGTTGTTAGCCTTGCCTTAGTAACGCTAGCGTTCGAGTGGAAAGACTACGATGGCAATTCGCTAGTTGATCTGGGGCAAGTAGAGGATAGTTTTGAGGATGTGATGGAGATTCCTCCTACTGAGCAGCCGCCGCCACCGCCACCAAAAATTCAGCAGCCGGAGATTATTGAGGTTCCCGATGAAGAAGAAATTGAAGAAGAAATTGAGATTGACCTCGATGTAGAGATTACCGAAGATACTGAAATTGAGGAGATGGTTTTTGAAGAAGCTCCTGAAGAAGAAACTACGGATGAGATTTTCATGGTAGTAGAAGATCAGCCAGAGCCAAAAGGTGGTTTGTCTGCTTTCTATGACTATGTAAGTAAAAATATGAAATACCCTTCTCAAGCCCGTCGTATGGGTATTGAGGGGAAAGTGTTTGTGCAGTTTGTTGTGAATACTGACGGTTCATTAACTGACGTACAGGCGATTAAGGGAATTGGTGCTGGTTGTGATGCGGAAGCAATTCGGGTAGTGAAGAGTCACCCTAAATGGCAACCTGGCAAGCAGCGCGGTAAGCCAGTGCGAGTACGAATGGTAATTCCTATTACCTTCAAGCTTGGCTAA